From Candidatus Poribacteria bacterium, one genomic window encodes:
- a CDS encoding methyltransferase domain-containing protein — protein sequence MAQNYLENSHTSEDRDATYTLGRTSHETTRLIEQSRIYGESTRRLCKRAGITEGMRVLEIGSGAGDVALTLAELVGPTGQVVGVDVNASILDTARQRATEAGMRNVEFIAGDARLLTFATQFDAIVGRFVLMYMADPRNAFAQLITHLKPGGIAAFQEPEYTLYPAFLHHDTPLMNQLIRWILDVFEHSGAHLDMGIGLYRAFVDAGLPPPTMHLESPIGAAKTWAGYRYMATIFQSLFPLLEKYGLATAEQVDVDTLATRLREEVLASQRPFFLPLHVTAHATLPT from the coding sequence ATGGCGCAAAATTATTTAGAGAACTCACATACATCAGAAGATCGCGATGCCACCTATACGTTGGGGCGTACCTCACACGAAACAACGCGCCTCATTGAGCAATCAAGAATCTATGGGGAATCCACGCGACGTCTCTGTAAGCGAGCTGGTATAACAGAAGGGATGCGAGTCCTCGAAATCGGGAGTGGTGCGGGTGATGTTGCGCTCACCCTCGCTGAACTCGTCGGACCGACAGGGCAGGTTGTGGGTGTAGATGTCAATGCCTCGATCCTTGACACCGCGCGCCAACGAGCGACCGAGGCGGGGATGCGGAACGTAGAATTTATTGCAGGCGATGCACGATTGCTTACCTTCGCTACTCAATTTGATGCTATTGTTGGACGGTTTGTGTTAATGTATATGGCGGATCCAAGGAATGCATTCGCGCAGCTCATAACGCATTTAAAACCCGGCGGGATTGCCGCGTTTCAGGAACCCGAATACACGCTCTATCCTGCGTTTTTACATCACGATACGCCGCTCATGAACCAACTGATTCGATGGATTTTGGATGTGTTTGAACATTCAGGCGCACATCTTGACATGGGGATTGGGCTGTATCGCGCTTTTGTTGACGCAGGTTTGCCGCCACCAACGATGCATCTTGAATCGCCTATCGGTGCCGCCAAAACTTGGGCGGGGTACCGATACATGGCAACGATCTTTCAGAGTCTCTTTCCGCTCTTGGAGAAATACGGGCTTGCGACGGCAGAACAGGTTGATGTGGATACATTAGCCACACGGCTTCGAGAAGAGGTTCTCGCATCCCAACGTCCGTTTTTCTTGCCGTTGCATGTAACCGCTCATGCAACGCTCCCAACCTAA